Proteins from one Aspergillus nidulans FGSC A4 chromosome VIII genomic window:
- a CDS encoding uncharacterized protein (transcript_id=CADANIAT00001234) translates to MDDYPRPYIANNLPFILLCGLEADGDRTEPEAEETNYPLLEENGIAIESDLPPLERPVAEEFRDVFFSEAGPRSQDNGIEGTSRAGYKVKSIGRNYRLPPRKANPPPASPPESPTVSRDHGLSMILHSPISPLTPASPTFPDGIMTPLWASKHQDLVPAAVINFFPFCLDSTMNSLRDNQLKIEINGLKKQWSSSGYRTRFIVVLLSEKAIGDDLGDLDDRVLGIRRATNLDQKSLFILPPDVSSEEMRDFTRSLLALLHPSLMEYYRDLSKHARRKRNRSSIPPPTAPPTSGTSQTLSLQGWNTRYEFKMGIFAEFRQEIDAALKNYESAYETLFGQEVFENIAGWDPKFNEARLFSDALAIRIIRCLLSTGHTSSAVRSWVYHRRRTQDIVNRRGKGTRNYGWEAWEARWSSVMAQLIHQAKIPHLTPLETSQNQVHEHNSIFVPPEKTFLSVDEVLPWERLHHEGYWLYRSAKHTMHRRTLAGQIPAEDRMPPGQSPASHIASKAYLYDTYLAPETHIEAARAQDGGVDHSTLILDTLKAALVEFSKRNQVRMTESLSLEIAEEYMRLGSWIEAYETLRPLWPALTWRRSGWWLLMAKFAWILRECAARAQDSETVLRVDWELLNFAFPPRPDWNYDIHQSLAEFASKEQKPSIVIKAEDVVSSVTATFIFQKAEGNVGEPLQCQLVLRSCAQKSSVPVRFAELRVAFEGCLRPIRLQSDQNIDADTSTTCLISSPSLRDPSATSDSSVHQSTTSALNALTGIADLTLGPAQTKVYNLACIPRESGESRVASIALLVSQEDFDLTYAITDLAQQEAFWWQQTTKGPARRRVGKGRDVDRCKIQPKPPKIRLTIPNLKSTYYTNERIVLNLVIDNGEDEAADVVAEARLFGSPDSAVNISWLDQEGSVQASTESRPNTPAEEEPHSLKRSVGVIESSSQREIPIVISGTESSFEYELEVSAAYNLFSDIQTPIIATTRLTLPIIRPFEANYEFLPRLNPLPWPDFFTIDDDLTETQPNTEPRGLQQRWCLDTKVVSFAREPLVIENMSIAVLSLSGGAISQVGHEVLVSPETREIHPEDLRHSNFVLDIQKIILGDRRPTSLNLALEIQWRRSGEETDDSGRSDRLTTTKLAIPRFVIPAGEPRVLASAISSRKFPGLIHVEYTLENPSLHFLTFSLTMEASEYFAFSGPKTMVVQLAPVSRQTVRYNLLASKRGLWIQPQLLVVDTYFNKSLRVLPTEDMRSDKKGILIWVDAED, encoded by the exons ATGGACGACTATCCCCGACCTTATATCGCCAATAACCTGCCGTTCATCCTCctttgcggcctcgaagccgaCGGCGACAGAACAGAGccagaagcggaagagacgAATTATCCGCTTCTGGAAGAAAATGGAATCGCAATAGAATCTGATCTTCCACCTCTGGAGAGGCCCGTCGCGGAGGAATTTCGGGATGTCTTCTTCAGTGAAGCTGGGCCGCGATCCCAGGACAACGGCATTGAAGGAACCTCGAGGGCTGGATATAAAGTCAAGTCTATCGGACGG AATTACAGGCTTCCGCCGCGCAAGGCTAATCCTCCTCCCGCATCGCCGCCAGAAAGTCCGACTGTTAGCCGTGATCATGGATTGTCGATGATCCTGCATTCGCCTATTTCTCCGTTGACGCCAGCTTCCCCGACGTTTCCTGATGGGATCATGACACCTCTATGGGCCTCAAAACACCAAGATTTGGTCCCCGCCGCAGTGATCAATTTCTTTCCGTTCTGTCTCGACTCGACCATGAACTCGTTGCGTGACAATCAACTAAAAATCGAGATCAATGGGTTGAAAAAACAGTGGTCTTCTTCGGGGTACAGGACCCGCTTCATTGTCGTGCTtctatcagagaaggctaTCGGAGATGATTTGGGAGACCTCGATGATCGAGTTTTAGGGATTCGGAGAGCAACAAATCTAGACCAAAAATCGTTATTCATTTTGCCTCCGGATGTGAGTTCGGAGGAGATGAGAGATTTCACAAGGtcgcttcttgctcttttgCATCCTTCTTTGATGGAATATTACAGAGACTTGTCCAAGCATGCTCGAAGGAAACGGAATAGGAGCAGTATACCACCTCCAACAGCACCCCCTACTAGTGGAACGTCTCAGACGTTATCGCTTCAGGGTTGGAATACTCGATACGAATTCAAAATGGGAATCTTTGCAGAATTCCGGCAAGAAATCGACGCGGCGCTCAAGAATTATGAAAGTGCCTATGAGACCCTCTTTGGACAAGAAGTTTTTGAAAACATTGCTGGATGGGACCCTAAATTCAATGAAGCTCGTCTGTTTAGCGATGCGCTTGCGATACGAATAATTCGCTGCTTGCTATCTACTGGACATACAAGTTCTGCAGTAAGGTCCTGGGTCTATCACCGCAGACGTACACAAGACATCGTGAATAGACGAGGAAAGGGTACGAGGAACTACGGATGGGAAGCTTGGGAAGCTAGATGGTCGTCGGTGATGGCTCAGCTCATTCATCAAGCCAAGATCCCTCATCTAACACCTCTTGAAACTTCTCAAAATCAGGTTCACGAGCACAACTCAATCTTCGTCCCACCCGAAAAGACATTCCTTTCGGTGGACGAAGTTTTGCCATGGGAGCGACTTCATCACGAGGGATACTGGCTATACCGTTCCGCGAAGCATACCATGCACCGGCGAACCCTGGCCGGGCAGATTCCGGCAGAAGATCGGATGCCGCCAGGACAGTCTCCCGCATCTCATATAGCGAGCAAAGCCTATCTCTATGACACATATCTTGCTCCAGAAACCCACATCGAGGCTGCGCGAGCCCAGGACGGCGGAGTGGATCATTCGACACTCATCTTGGATACTCTCAAGGCGGCGCTAGTTGAATTCTCGAAGCGAAACCAAGTGCGAATGACGGAGAGTCTCAGTTTGGAAATCGCGGAAGAGTACATGCGCCTGGGTTCTTGGATTGAAGCTTATGAGACGCTTCGCCCGCTTTGGCCGGCCCTTACCTGGAGGCGTTCTGGGTGGTGGCTTCTCATGGCGAAGTTTGCTTGGATCCTGCGCGAATGTGCCGCGCGAGCTCAGGACAGTGAAACAGTATTAAGGGTCGACTGGGAGTTGCTAAATTTTG CTTTCCCACCGCGCCCTGATTGGAACTACGATATTCATCAGAGCCTTGCAGAATTTGCATCAAAGGAACAAAAGCCATCCATCGTGATCAAAGCCGAGGATGTTGTGTCAAGTG TTACCGCAACATTTATATTTCAAAAAGCAGAGGGAAATGTTGGTGAACCTTTACAGTGCCAGCTTGTCTTAAGGTCCTGCGCCCAGAAGTCATCGGTTCCTGTTCGGTTTGCTGAACTTAGAGTCGCCTTCGAGGGCTGTCTGCGTCCAATACGGCTGCAGTCAGACCAGAATATAGATGCGGACACAAGCACTACATGCCTCATTTCGTCACCTTCTCTGCGCGATCCAAGTGCCACCTCCGACTCATCGGTCCATCAGTCTACCACGAGTGCCCTGAACGCACTTACCGGAATTGCAGATCTGACCCTTGGGCCTGCTCAAACGAAGGTGTACAATTTGGCCTGCATACCTCGGGAGTCAGGAGAATCCAGGGTAGCCTCAATAGCGCTCTTGGTTTCGCAGGAAGACTTTGATCTTACATATGCAATAACGGACCTGGCTCAACAAGAAGCATTTTGGTGGCAGCAAACAACAAAGGGGCCGGCTCGGAGGCGGGTTGGGAAGGGCCGTGACGTTGACCGCTGCAAAATCCAACCGAAGCCGCCAAAGATTCGATTAACGATCCCAAACTTGAAAAGCACCTACTATACGAATGAGCGCATTGTCCTCAATCTTGTGATCGACAATggggaagatgaagcggcTGATGTTGTCGCTGAGGCCAGATTATTTGGGAGTCCCGATTCCGCAGTCAATATCTCATGGCTCGACCAGGAGGGTTCAGTGCAAGCGTCCACTGAATCGAGGCCTAATACTCCAGCGGAGGAAGAGCCTCACTCTCTTAAAAGGTCAGTTGGTGTCATAGAAAGCTCCTCTCAACGTGAAATACCGATTGTTATTTCCGGCACTGAGAGCAGTTTTGAGTATGAGCTCGAGGTATCCGCCGCATATAATCTTTTTTCGGATATCCAAACACCTATAATCGCTACCACGCGGTTGACCTTACCCATAATTCGGCCATTCGAGGCAAATTATGAGTTCCTTCCCCGACTTAATCCCCTGCCATGGCCAGACTTTTTCACGATCGATGACGACTTGACCGAGACTCAACCCAATACAGAGCCAAGAGGATTGCAGCAAAGGTGGTGCCTTGATACAAAGGTCGTTTCTTTTGCGCGCGAGCCTTTGGTCATTGAAAATATGTCCATTGCTGTGCTGAGTCTCAGCGGCGGAGCTATCTCTCAGGTTGGGCACGAGGTTCTCGTCAGCCCAGAGACGCGTGAAATTCATCCTGAAGACCTTCGACATTCTAACTTCGTCTTGGATATCCAGAAGATCATTTTGGGTGACCGGCGCCCCACGTCGCTCAATCTTGCTCTGGAGATTCAATGGAGGAGAAGTGGCGAAGAAACTGACGATTCTGGCAGAAGCGATAGGCTCACAACGACTAAACTTGCAATCCCGCGGTTTGTGATCCCTGCCGGAGAGCCTCGCGTACTGGCTTCAGCTATTTCCTCGCGGAAGTTTCCCGGCTTGATACATGTGGAGTATACACTGGAAAACCCCTCGCTGCACTTTCTTACCTTCAGCCTTACCATGGAGGCTAGCGAGTATTTTGCTTTTAGCGGCCCGAAAACAATGGTGGTTCAGCTGGCGCCCGTGAGTCGGCAAACCGTCCGTTACAATCTATTGGCGTCGAAGAGAGGCTTGTGGATTCAACCCCAGCTACTTGTGGTGGATACGTATTTCAATAAGTCTTTACGTGTGCTTCCAACAGAGGATATGAGGTCCGATAAAAAGGGTATCCTGATATGGGTCGATGCTGAGGATTAA